In Drosophila suzukii chromosome Y, CBGP_Dsuzu_IsoJpt1.0, whole genome shotgun sequence, the following proteins share a genomic window:
- the LOC139353683 gene encoding regulatory protein zeste-like: MNKTEFENRHKRETRLKQGPEVRGIHGSSSILKFILVPGPTPTTASCPPAPAALEEQQAQQQQQQAQQQQLNLVADKAAQQQQQQLQQQLQQEIAEAETEPDTVYMIDGRKVKVTRKDGQPFRATIVEQQDGSPVPLAVPVPAGSYPAQYASPALSSADGSPITNLHAVDVVSTPQAQVIVHKTASPQQQQHHQNLCWTKLEDDGAGQEDIKNVLQLQVKQEQRQLDFANEASTVDVSGGGENLVFNLPPGLEIKQTFYTAGVVDGEQLQSPERPANEKASSSMDTTHGRVKKLLLSPVEPKNPTDLPKLA; this comes from the exons atgaacaaaacGGAGTTTGAAAACCGGCATAaacgggaaacgcggctgaaacaggggccagaagtaaggggcatacatggcagctccagcatcctgaaattcatactgg TCCCTGGTCCTACGCCTACAACCGCATCGTGCCCGCCAGCGCCGGCAGCTCTGGAGGAACAACAGgcccaacagcaacagcagcaggcgcagcagcaacagctcaACCTGGTGGCCGACAAA gcagcgcagcaacaacagcagcagctccagcagcaactgcaacaggaGATCGCCGAGGCGGAAACAGAGCCGGacaccgtttacatgatcgaTGGCCGGAAGGTCAAGGTGACGCGCAAGGATGGCCAGCCGTTCCGAGCGACAATAGTTGAGCAGCAGGATGGCAGTCCGGTGCCGCTGGCAGTGCCAGTTCCGGCGGGATCCTATCCGGCGCAATATGCGAGCCCAGCGTTGAGCTCCGCAGATGGATCGCCCATCACGAATTTACATGCCGTGGACGTGGTCAGCACACCGCAGGCCCAGGTGATCGTCCACAAGACGGCGTCCCCG cagcagcaacagcaccatCAGAACCTTTGTTGGACAAAGCTGGAGGACGATGGAGCGGGGCAGGAGGATATAAAGAACGTGCTGCAGCTGCAGGTGAAGCAGGAGCAGCGCCAGCTGGACTTTGCCAACGAGGCATCGACAGTAGATGTCAGCGGTGGTGGAGAAAATCTAGTGTTCAACCTGCCGCCTGGGCTCGAGATTAAGCAAACCTTCTATACCGCGGGCGTGGTCGATGGGGAGCAACTGCAGAGTCCGGAACGCCCAGCAAATGAAAAGGCAAGTTCCTCAATGGACACCACGCATGGAAGG GTCAAGAAGCTCCTCCTATCCCCTGTGGAGCCCAAGAACCCTACCGATCTGCCCAAGCTGGCGTAG